In Leuconostocaceae bacterium ESL0723, the following proteins share a genomic window:
- a CDS encoding tRNA-dihydrouridine synthase, with protein sequence MTIQANTYWQTIANRARMQGRPFFSMAPMEAVTDTIFRRVVAQAGQPDVYYTEFTNASSMVHPKAKFSVQGRLAVAPGEQQPVAQIWGSRPVDIAAASRLLPAMGYEAVDINMGCPDGTVIKNSAGSDLIRHPYLAQDIIAAAKQSGLPVSVKTRLGFYKPAEFRTWLPYILQQDVAVLTVHLRTRKEMSKVPAHYELIDEILAMRDRLAPNTLIQINGDIKDRQAGLDLAAKHPGIDGIMIGRGVLENPYAFNPQTDGHSLAESVALLRLQLDLFDEVNATVTPKNFEALKRYFKIYLRGFAHASNLRQALMETHSTQEVREQLWQSGLIKDQRSA encoded by the coding sequence ATGACTATCCAAGCAAATACATACTGGCAAACCATCGCTAACCGGGCGCGGATGCAAGGGCGTCCCTTTTTTAGCATGGCACCAATGGAAGCGGTCACCGATACCATCTTTCGTCGAGTAGTCGCACAAGCTGGCCAGCCCGACGTCTACTATACCGAGTTTACCAATGCTAGTTCGATGGTCCACCCCAAGGCTAAGTTTTCAGTGCAGGGCCGTCTGGCAGTGGCACCCGGTGAGCAGCAACCAGTTGCCCAAATTTGGGGCTCTCGGCCGGTTGATATTGCGGCAGCCAGCCGTCTCCTGCCGGCTATGGGTTATGAGGCCGTTGATATCAACATGGGCTGCCCGGATGGGACCGTCATTAAAAACAGCGCCGGTTCGGATTTGATTCGCCATCCTTACCTGGCCCAGGACATCATTGCAGCGGCCAAGCAAAGTGGTCTACCAGTTTCAGTTAAGACCCGGCTGGGCTTTTACAAGCCGGCTGAATTTCGGACCTGGCTGCCATACATTTTGCAGCAGGACGTAGCCGTCTTGACAGTTCACCTGCGCACTCGTAAGGAAATGTCCAAGGTGCCAGCCCACTATGAGCTAATTGATGAAATCTTGGCCATGCGTGACCGTCTAGCACCTAATACTCTGATTCAAATTAATGGTGACATTAAGGATCGTCAGGCTGGCTTGGACTTAGCCGCAAAGCACCCTGGTATTGATGGCATTATGATTGGCCGGGGGGTCTTAGAAAACCCTTATGCCTTTAATCCGCAGACCGATGGCCACAGCTTGGCCGAGTCCGTAGCCCTGCTGCGCTTGCAGCTGGACCTCTTTGATGAAGTGAATGCCACGGTAACGCCTAAGAACTTTGAAGCCTTAAAGCGCTACTTTAAGATTTACCTGCGGGGCTTTGCCCATGCTTCCAACTTGCGTCAGGCCTTGATGGAAACGCACAGCACCCAGGAAGTCCGTGAGCAACTCTGGCAGTCTGGTTTGATTAAGGACCAGCGGTCAGCTTAA
- a CDS encoding cation:proton antiporter, whose translation MNIMMSLILILGAGLIFAGLAESIKMPAVVGLIVAGLVLGPAGLDWVQVNGAINGLAHLGVILIMFLAGLESDLDLLKRYAKPAVWAALGGMLLPIAVFAGLGLSLGWSTEIALFWAVLFSATSVAISAQVLAQYQQLDSRPGVVIMGAAVVDDLLAVLAWGVFASSFGLGNASGNLAISLVVQLVFLVVLVMVAWLVLPRLVAFIKSHWSLNLAYLFILVIVFGLAELAEHLGSSAVIAAFLLGLGLSSSTFKAESIQKIAPVSDLFFAPVFFVSIGLKMSFAGLGHSWAWIGLLTVLAIATKLIGAGGLAYWQGLNQRESLTVGIGMVSRGEMALIIADLGLGFNLINGTTYTILAVVILLTTVFTPLALRPLLAPRR comes from the coding sequence ATGAACATAATGATGTCCTTAATTTTAATCTTAGGTGCCGGCTTGATTTTTGCCGGCCTGGCCGAATCAATTAAGATGCCGGCCGTGGTTGGTTTGATTGTAGCGGGCCTAGTGTTGGGGCCGGCTGGTCTGGACTGGGTCCAGGTCAATGGTGCCATCAATGGTTTGGCCCACCTGGGCGTGATTTTAATCATGTTTTTAGCTGGTCTGGAAAGTGACCTGGACTTGTTAAAGCGCTATGCTAAGCCGGCGGTCTGGGCTGCTTTGGGTGGCATGCTTTTACCGATTGCCGTCTTTGCCGGTCTGGGACTAAGCCTGGGCTGGTCAACGGAAATTGCCCTCTTTTGGGCGGTCTTATTTTCAGCGACGTCCGTGGCGATTTCGGCCCAGGTGCTGGCCCAATACCAACAGCTAGATTCCCGTCCGGGTGTGGTGATTATGGGAGCGGCCGTGGTTGATGATCTCTTGGCCGTTCTGGCCTGGGGTGTCTTTGCCAGTAGTTTTGGTCTGGGAAATGCCAGTGGAAACTTGGCCATTAGCTTAGTTGTTCAGTTGGTCTTCCTAGTTGTCCTAGTGATGGTGGCCTGGTTGGTCCTGCCCCGTCTGGTCGCTTTCATCAAAAGCCACTGGTCTTTAAATTTGGCTTACTTATTTATCCTGGTTATTGTCTTTGGCCTGGCAGAACTAGCTGAACACCTGGGTTCCTCGGCGGTGATTGCGGCCTTCTTGCTTGGTTTGGGTCTGTCCTCCTCGACATTTAAAGCAGAAAGTATCCAGAAAATTGCGCCGGTCAGTGACCTCTTTTTCGCCCCGGTATTCTTTGTCAGCATTGGTTTAAAAATGAGTTTTGCGGGCCTAGGTCACAGCTGGGCCTGGATTGGGCTCTTAACGGTCCTGGCAATCGCCACCAAGCTAATTGGTGCCGGTGGTCTGGCTTACTGGCAGGGACTCAACCAAAGGGAAAGCCTGACGGTTGGAATCGGCATGGTCAGCCGGGGTGAAATGGCCCTGATTATTGCCGACCTTGGTCTGGGCTTTAACCTAATTAATGGCACCACCTACACCATTTTGGCGGTGGTTATCCTGCTAACAACGGTCTTTACGCCCTTAGCCCTGCGACCTTTACTTGCTCCTCGGCGCTAA
- the coaBC gene encoding bifunctional phosphopantothenoylcysteine decarboxylase/phosphopantothenate--cysteine ligase CoaBC, translating into MTNFYTDKKVLVAVTGGIAAYKATSLVRSLVKDGAQVRVMMTLAAQEFITAKTLAVLSGNEVLTDQVWGNPSQAVTHVDWARWADLILVVPATANVLAKLAHGLADDVVTTTLLASRAPKVVAPAMNDGMWENLATQRNIKQLIADGVLVIQPNQGLLAEGYAAVGRLPEPEEILNQAAVRLMARQNPHLQGKKVLITAGPTRETIDPVRYLTNRSSGKMGYALAQAAAELGADVTLITTVARPLSYGINRMMVADARQMLAAVEEHFPQADYFISAAAVADFRVASASDHKIKKQDLGSGDWQLSLVTNPDILSWAGHHKRPNQVVVGFAAETDDLLANAQNKLQQKGADLIVANDVGNAKIGFDSDENAVTLLAPNREPQVIKSQSKLAVARLILARLPVD; encoded by the coding sequence ATGACTAATTTTTACACAGATAAAAAGGTGCTGGTGGCGGTAACGGGCGGGATTGCGGCCTATAAAGCTACCAGTTTGGTTCGTTCCCTGGTTAAGGATGGGGCCCAGGTTCGGGTGATGATGACTCTGGCTGCTCAGGAGTTTATCACGGCCAAAACCTTGGCTGTCCTGTCTGGCAACGAGGTGCTGACTGACCAGGTCTGGGGAAACCCGAGTCAGGCTGTGACCCACGTAGATTGGGCCCGTTGGGCTGATTTAATCCTGGTGGTGCCGGCGACAGCTAATGTTTTGGCCAAGCTAGCGCATGGCTTAGCTGATGACGTGGTGACCACTACGCTTTTGGCTAGTCGGGCGCCTAAGGTAGTTGCCCCGGCCATGAACGATGGCATGTGGGAAAATCTGGCTACCCAGCGTAATATTAAGCAGTTGATTGCTGACGGCGTCTTGGTTATCCAGCCCAATCAGGGACTTTTGGCTGAGGGCTATGCGGCCGTCGGCCGGCTACCCGAACCTGAGGAGATTCTTAACCAGGCGGCGGTGCGCTTAATGGCTCGGCAAAATCCGCATTTGCAAGGTAAAAAGGTTCTAATCACCGCTGGGCCAACCCGGGAAACCATTGATCCCGTCCGGTACCTGACCAACCGCTCTTCGGGTAAAATGGGTTACGCCCTGGCCCAGGCGGCGGCTGAACTTGGTGCCGATGTGACCTTAATTACGACGGTTGCCCGGCCGCTTAGCTACGGGATTAACCGCATGATGGTGGCTGATGCTAGGCAAATGTTGGCAGCTGTCGAGGAACATTTTCCCCAAGCCGATTACTTTATCAGTGCCGCCGCGGTGGCGGATTTCCGAGTGGCCAGCGCGAGCGACCACAAAATCAAGAAACAAGACCTGGGCAGTGGTGACTGGCAGCTATCCCTGGTAACCAATCCAGATATTTTGTCCTGGGCGGGCCACCATAAGCGACCTAATCAGGTTGTGGTGGGCTTTGCCGCTGAGACCGACGACTTACTAGCCAATGCCCAGAATAAGCTCCAACAAAAAGGAGCCGACCTCATAGTCGCTAATGACGTTGGCAATGCTAAGATTGGCTTTGATAGTGACGAGAATGCTGTGACGCTGTTAGCACCTAACCGTGAACCTCAGGTGATTAAAAGTCAGTCTAAGTTAGCCGTGGCCCGCTTAATCCTGGCCCGGTTGCCGGTCGACTAG
- the murE gene encoding UDP-N-acetylmuramyl-tripeptide synthetase, producing the protein MKLTSTLITKLLDQHHLLKAAPEGDRVFDFMHYDTRQLQDNTLFVVKGAFKPEYLEGQDQITGLVTANPMPVDLPQWVVTDSQKALSVLSMAFFDNPQEQLWIAGITGTKGKTTAAYFAHAILQVTTKGKTALFSTVDRITGPSAADRKKSDLTTPESYELFKDMRKAVDHGMTHLVMEVSSQAYLRERVYGLNYQVGAFLNISPDHIGPNEHPNFEDYLAHKLMLFDHTDRVVINAESDHLDTILGHARADHDKVYTYGKGGEYTYQSLNSGLHESRFTVAPSDLPEMTGDYRLNVPGDFNESNAMASLIIAALAGAKHADMVAGLDAVTIPGRMISLPIRGHGFVFVDYAHNYASMKALLSFAQNQYPQGKVIVVVGSPGNKGVSRRADFGKVVSQFADSVYLTADDPQYEDPKDIADVIAKHITNPKVQVHFEMDRIKAIHAAIDAAGPEDIVVVAGKGEDPYQKIQGKDVPYLGDYGVVKAYRKELSASVQPKQVSEQPTEEGHD; encoded by the coding sequence ATGAAACTCACCAGTACCTTAATTACTAAATTACTAGACCAGCACCACCTGTTAAAGGCCGCTCCAGAGGGAGACCGGGTTTTTGACTTTATGCACTACGATACCCGCCAATTGCAGGACAATACGCTCTTTGTGGTGAAGGGGGCTTTCAAGCCGGAATACCTGGAGGGACAGGATCAAATTACTGGCCTGGTAACCGCCAATCCCATGCCAGTTGACCTGCCCCAGTGGGTCGTGACTGATAGTCAAAAGGCCCTTTCAGTCCTCTCGATGGCTTTCTTTGATAACCCGCAGGAACAGCTGTGGATTGCTGGTATTACTGGTACTAAGGGGAAGACGACCGCGGCCTACTTCGCCCACGCCATTTTACAGGTGACCACTAAGGGGAAGACGGCCCTCTTTTCAACGGTGGACCGGATTACTGGTCCCAGTGCCGCTGACCGCAAAAAATCCGATTTAACCACGCCAGAGTCTTACGAGCTTTTTAAAGACATGCGTAAGGCGGTTGACCACGGCATGACCCACCTGGTCATGGAAGTCAGTTCCCAGGCCTACCTGCGGGAGCGGGTTTACGGGTTGAATTACCAGGTTGGCGCCTTCTTAAATATTTCGCCTGACCATATTGGTCCTAACGAACACCCTAATTTTGAGGACTACCTGGCCCATAAGTTGATGCTCTTTGATCACACGGACCGGGTGGTGATTAACGCGGAAAGTGACCACTTAGACACCATTTTAGGCCATGCCCGAGCTGACCATGACAAGGTTTACACCTATGGTAAAGGTGGGGAATACACCTACCAATCCCTTAATTCTGGCCTGCACGAGAGCCGCTTTACCGTGGCGCCCAGTGACTTGCCGGAAATGACTGGGGACTACCGCTTGAATGTACCTGGTGATTTTAATGAATCCAATGCCATGGCGTCCCTGATTATTGCGGCCCTGGCCGGTGCTAAGCACGCTGATATGGTCGCTGGTTTGGACGCCGTGACCATCCCTGGTCGGATGATTAGCTTGCCTATTCGGGGACACGGTTTTGTTTTCGTAGATTACGCCCACAACTATGCTTCCATGAAGGCCTTACTGAGCTTTGCCCAGAACCAGTATCCGCAGGGCAAGGTGATTGTGGTCGTTGGTTCGCCAGGAAATAAAGGGGTTTCCCGCCGGGCTGACTTCGGTAAGGTAGTCAGTCAGTTTGCCGACAGTGTCTACTTAACCGCTGATGACCCCCAGTATGAGGATCCTAAAGACATTGCGGATGTGATTGCTAAACATATCACCAATCCCAAGGTGCAGGTCCACTTTGAAATGGATCGCATCAAGGCGATTCACGCAGCCATTGATGCAGCGGGTCCCGAAGACATTGTCGTCGTGGCCGGTAAGGGAGAGGACCCTTATCAAAAAATTCAGGGGAAAGATGTCCCTTATTTGGGCGACTATGGCGTGGTCAAGGCTTACCGCAAAGAACTAAGTGCTTCAGTGCAACCCAAACAGGTGTCTGAGCAGCCAACTGAGGAAGGTCATGACTAA